A single region of the Pseudomonas solani genome encodes:
- a CDS encoding YqaA family protein produces MPDLITYASLFLIAFGAATLLPLQSEAVLAGLLLAGGQPLWALLLVATLGNVLGSLVNWVLGRFLADFRHKKWFPVSESAIERAQATYRRYGRWTLLLSWLPVIGDPLTLVAGLMRESPWVFLLLVTLAKAGRYLAVAALTLGLA; encoded by the coding sequence ATGCCGGACCTGATTACCTACGCCAGCCTCTTCCTCATCGCCTTCGGCGCCGCCACCCTGCTGCCACTGCAATCGGAAGCGGTGCTGGCCGGACTGCTGCTCGCGGGTGGCCAGCCGCTGTGGGCGTTGCTACTGGTGGCGACGCTGGGCAACGTGCTCGGCTCCCTGGTGAACTGGGTGCTCGGCCGGTTCCTGGCGGACTTCCGCCACAAGAAGTGGTTTCCCGTGTCCGAATCCGCCATCGAGCGGGCGCAGGCCACCTATCGCCGCTACGGGCGCTGGACCCTGTTGCTGTCGTGGCTGCCGGTGATCGGTGACCCGCTGACCCTGGTGGCCGGGCTGATGCGCGAGTCGCCCTGGGTGTTCCTGCTGCTGGTGACCCTGGCCAAGGCCGGCCGCTACCTGGCGGTGGCGGCGCTGACCCTGGGCCTGGCCTGA
- a CDS encoding DUF3592 domain-containing protein: MSDTPLPRLKGGLFALIGIALLAAMAIQTSSRVGFLQSALEADGSVVALNAGGSHPEIEFTDGTGTRISYPQGGWIYGYQVGMPVKVHYQADAPATSAVVDDFGALWGTSAFLGLLGSIFTVTGLMTLFRRPRYDIA, from the coding sequence ATGTCCGATACCCCGCTTCCCCGCCTCAAGGGCGGTCTCTTCGCCCTGATCGGCATCGCGCTGCTCGCTGCGATGGCCATACAGACCTCTTCCCGCGTGGGATTCCTGCAGTCGGCCCTGGAGGCAGACGGCAGCGTCGTCGCGCTCAATGCCGGCGGCTCCCACCCGGAGATCGAATTCACCGACGGCACCGGTACGCGCATCTCCTACCCCCAGGGGGGCTGGATCTACGGCTACCAGGTCGGCATGCCGGTGAAGGTGCACTACCAGGCCGACGCTCCGGCCACCTCGGCCGTGGTCGATGACTTCGGCGCTCTCTGGGGCACCTCGGCCTTCCTCGGCCTGCTGGGCTCCATCTTCACGGTCACCGGATTGATGACCCTCTTCAGGCGCCCCCGCTACGACATCGCCTGA
- a CDS encoding REP-associated tyrosine transposase, translating to MRYRRSFVPGGTYFFTVNLADRSSGLLTQHIDLLRLAFRQVRARHPFEIPAMVVLPDHLHAIWTLPEGDADFSLRWAQIKGSFSRCVPERGWVSRSRRDKRERGIWQRRFWEHQIRDEQDLARHVDYIHINPVKHGHVRRAVDWPYSSIHRFIRDGRLSADWVCDLLDGQFGETT from the coding sequence ATGCGCTATCGCCGCAGCTTCGTGCCCGGTGGCACGTATTTCTTCACCGTCAATCTCGCCGATCGTTCCAGTGGGTTGCTGACTCAGCACATCGACCTGCTTCGCCTGGCCTTCAGGCAGGTGAGGGCTCGGCATCCCTTCGAGATTCCCGCGATGGTGGTGCTGCCCGACCACCTGCATGCCATCTGGACCCTGCCTGAGGGCGACGCTGATTTTTCCCTTCGTTGGGCGCAGATCAAGGGCAGCTTTTCCCGATGTGTGCCTGAGCGGGGTTGGGTGAGTCGCTCTCGGCGCGACAAGCGTGAGCGTGGCATCTGGCAGCGGCGCTTCTGGGAACACCAGATACGTGATGAGCAGGACCTCGCCAGGCATGTCGACTACATCCACATCAACCCGGTGAAGCACGGCCATGTGAGACGTGCGGTCGATTGGCCGTACTCGTCCATTCATCGCTTCATCCGGGATGGTCGGCTCTCGGCCGATTGGGTCTGCGACCTGCTTGACGGGCAATTTGGTGAAACCACCTAG
- a CDS encoding DksA/TraR family C4-type zinc finger protein — protein sequence MASGWAGDGAVQEQIDSTIEDAIQRARSQLPKGESLTHCEECDAIIPQARREAVPGVRLCIACQSEHDREQSSHAGYNRRGSKDSQLR from the coding sequence ATGGCCAGTGGTTGGGCGGGAGACGGTGCCGTACAGGAACAGATCGACAGCACCATCGAAGACGCCATCCAGCGGGCGCGCAGCCAGTTGCCGAAGGGCGAGAGCCTGACGCACTGCGAAGAATGCGACGCCATCATCCCCCAGGCACGGCGCGAGGCCGTACCGGGCGTGCGCCTGTGCATCGCCTGCCAGAGCGAGCACGACCGCGAGCAGTCCAGCCACGCGGGCTATAACCGCCGGGGCAGCAAGGACAGCCAGTTGCGCTGA
- a CDS encoding PsiF family protein has translation MKSIRLPLLVLALLAASQGFAATQQEKMKSCNAEATAQELKGDARKTFMSNCLKATQQEKMISCNKTASEKALKGDERKAFLSDCLKKK, from the coding sequence ATGAAGTCGATCCGCCTGCCCCTGCTCGTACTCGCGCTGCTGGCCGCCAGCCAGGGTTTCGCCGCGACCCAGCAGGAGAAGATGAAGAGCTGCAACGCCGAGGCCACCGCCCAGGAACTCAAGGGTGATGCGCGCAAGACCTTCATGAGCAACTGCCTCAAGGCCACCCAGCAGGAGAAGATGATCAGCTGCAACAAGACCGCCAGCGAGAAGGCCCTCAAGGGCGATGAGCGCAAGGCCTTCCTCAGCGACTGCCTGAAGAAGAAATAG
- a CDS encoding DUF805 domain-containing protein — translation MEWYLKCIKQHYFDFNGRARRKEYWMFTLVNVVISVVLSVVLGMINENLALLANLYSLAVLLPALGVTARRLHDIGKSGWWMLIALVPILGGLYLLFLLVQDSVPETNAYGPNPKA, via the coding sequence ATGGAATGGTATTTGAAGTGCATCAAGCAGCATTACTTCGACTTTAACGGCCGCGCTCGTCGCAAGGAGTACTGGATGTTCACCCTGGTGAACGTCGTGATCTCCGTCGTGCTGTCCGTGGTCCTGGGCATGATCAACGAGAACCTGGCCCTGCTGGCCAACCTGTACAGCCTCGCCGTGCTGCTGCCGGCCCTGGGCGTCACCGCGCGTCGCCTGCACGACATCGGCAAGAGCGGCTGGTGGATGCTGATCGCCCTGGTTCCGATCCTCGGCGGCCTGTACCTGCTGTTCCTGCTGGTTCAGGACAGCGTGCCGGAGACCAACGCCTACGGCCCCAACCCCAAGGCCTGA
- a CDS encoding AsmA family protein, with the protein MSRGRRILAWTTASLVLLLAALVVFVATFDWNRIKPTLNARVSETLGRPFAINGDLSVRWQREPEEEGLRAWVPWPHVKAEDLTLGNPEWAKEQQFVTLARVEASVSPLPLLWKTVTIPRIDLTEPRADLKRRADGSNNWTFDKLASTPEQADEKPSAWTLDIGAIGFDKGQVKVDDQPTQTRLEVLVDPLGKPIPFSDIVGEKAAGKAAGQGDAPQDYAFGWKVKGSYKGQALDGSGKIGGLLALKDARKPFPLQADLRIGATRIALAGTLTDPTHLGALDLRLKLAGNSLGNLYPLTGVTLPDTPAYSTDGRLVAQLQDPAGPQFHYQGFNGAIGDSDIHGDLHFVARQPRPKLSGALTSNQLRFADLAPLIGADSNAEKKERGVASKQPADKVLPVEEFRTERWRQMDADVRFTGKRIVHSDKLPFNDLDTHVVLNDGKLSLEPLRFGMAGGSLDSTIRLDGSSVPLQGSARLSARHFKLKQLFPSFEPMRTSFGELNGDADLAGTGNSVAALLGSANGNLKLLINDGAVSRGLMEIAGLNVGNYLVGKLFGDDEVKINCAAADLKLTKGLVTPRVFIFDTENALIQIDGSANLASERLDMTVTPESKGVRIFSLRSPLYVRGTFKKPDAGVKAVPLIARGAGMVVLGAVVAPAAGLLALVAPSGGGDVTNTCTPLLEKMRKAN; encoded by the coding sequence ATGTCGCGTGGACGCAGGATCCTCGCCTGGACCACCGCCAGCCTGGTGCTGCTGTTGGCCGCGCTGGTGGTGTTCGTCGCCACCTTCGATTGGAACCGCATCAAGCCGACGCTCAATGCCCGGGTTTCCGAAACCCTGGGCCGCCCCTTCGCCATCAATGGCGACCTTAGCGTGAGGTGGCAGCGCGAGCCGGAGGAAGAGGGCCTGCGCGCCTGGGTGCCCTGGCCCCACGTGAAGGCCGAGGACCTGACCCTGGGCAACCCCGAGTGGGCCAAGGAGCAGCAGTTCGTCACCCTCGCGCGCGTGGAGGCGAGCGTGTCGCCGCTGCCGTTGCTGTGGAAGACCGTGACCATCCCGCGTATCGACCTGACCGAGCCGCGCGCCGACCTCAAGCGCCGCGCCGACGGCAGCAACAACTGGACGTTCGATAAGCTCGCCAGCACCCCCGAGCAGGCCGACGAGAAACCCTCCGCCTGGACCCTGGACATCGGCGCCATCGGTTTCGACAAGGGCCAGGTGAAGGTGGACGACCAGCCCACGCAGACGCGCCTGGAAGTGCTGGTGGACCCGCTGGGCAAGCCGATCCCCTTCAGCGACATCGTTGGCGAGAAGGCCGCTGGCAAGGCGGCGGGGCAGGGCGACGCGCCCCAGGACTACGCCTTCGGCTGGAAGGTCAAGGGCAGCTACAAGGGCCAGGCGCTGGATGGCAGCGGCAAGATCGGCGGGCTGCTGGCGCTCAAGGACGCGCGCAAGCCCTTCCCCCTGCAGGCCGACCTGCGCATCGGCGCCACCCGCATCGCCCTGGCCGGTACCCTCACCGACCCGACGCACCTGGGCGCCCTGGACCTGCGCCTGAAGCTGGCCGGCAACAGCCTGGGCAACCTCTACCCGCTGACCGGCGTGACCCTGCCCGATACGCCGGCCTATTCCACCGATGGCCGCCTGGTGGCGCAGCTGCAGGATCCGGCGGGCCCGCAGTTCCATTACCAGGGCTTCAACGGTGCCATTGGCGACAGCGACATCCATGGCGACCTGCACTTCGTCGCCCGCCAGCCCCGGCCCAAGCTGTCCGGTGCGCTGACCTCCAACCAGCTGCGCTTCGCCGACCTGGCGCCGCTGATCGGTGCCGACTCCAATGCCGAGAAGAAGGAGCGCGGCGTGGCCAGCAAGCAGCCGGCGGACAAGGTGCTGCCGGTGGAGGAATTCCGCACCGAGCGCTGGCGGCAGATGGATGCCGACGTGCGTTTCACCGGCAAGCGCATCGTCCACAGCGACAAGCTGCCCTTCAATGACCTCGACACCCATGTGGTGCTCAACGACGGCAAGCTGAGCCTGGAGCCCCTGCGCTTCGGCATGGCCGGCGGCAGCCTGGATTCCACCATCCGCCTGGACGGCAGCAGCGTGCCCCTGCAGGGCAGTGCCCGGCTCAGCGCGCGGCACTTCAAGCTCAAGCAGCTGTTCCCCAGCTTCGAGCCCATGCGCACCAGCTTCGGCGAGCTCAATGGTGACGCTGACCTGGCGGGCACCGGCAACTCGGTGGCGGCTTTGTTGGGCAGCGCCAACGGCAACCTCAAGCTGCTGATCAACGACGGTGCGGTGAGCCGTGGGCTGATGGAGATCGCCGGGCTCAACGTGGGCAACTACCTGGTGGGCAAGCTGTTCGGTGACGACGAGGTGAAGATCAACTGCGCCGCTGCCGACCTCAAGCTGACCAAGGGCCTGGTGACGCCACGGGTGTTCATCTTCGATACCGAGAATGCGCTGATCCAGATCGACGGTTCGGCCAACCTCGCCAGCGAGCGGCTGGACATGACCGTCACCCCGGAATCAAAGGGCGTGCGCATCTTCTCCCTGCGCTCGCCGCTCTATGTGCGCGGCACCTTCAAGAAACCGGATGCAGGAGTCAAGGCGGTGCCGCTGATCGCCCGTGGCGCCGGCATGGTGGTGCTGGGCGCCGTGGTGGCCCCGGCCGCCGGGCTGCTGGCCCTGGTCGCGCCGAGCGGTGGAGGCGATGTCACCAACACCTGCACGCCGCTGCTGGAGAAGATGCGCAAGGCCAATTGA
- the osmE gene encoding osmotically-inducible lipoprotein OsmE, with protein MFKRALLLAAALGSVSGCASKIENPTDYITYRNEPLVRQVEEGMTKEQVQAIGGRPSSIVQRSVHPGSCNNYILNHEGHQQAYHVSFGASGRVQHMGFMTCRQRENVERDRLD; from the coding sequence ATGTTCAAGCGCGCGCTCCTGCTCGCGGCCGCTCTGGGCTCGGTGTCCGGTTGCGCCAGCAAGATCGAGAACCCCACCGACTACATCACCTACCGCAACGAACCCCTGGTGCGGCAGGTGGAAGAAGGTATGACCAAGGAGCAGGTACAGGCCATCGGCGGGCGCCCCTCCTCCATCGTCCAGCGCAGCGTGCACCCCGGCTCCTGCAACAACTACATCCTCAATCACGAGGGCCACCAGCAGGCCTACCACGTCAGCTTCGGCGCCAGCGGCCGGGTCCAGCACATGGGGTTCATGACCTGCAGGCAGCGCGAGAACGTGGAACGCGATCGCCTGGACTGA
- a CDS encoding isocitrate lyase/PEP mutase family protein, with product MRRASHHELRTAFRALLNSKTCYHTASVFDPMSARIAADLGFEVGILGGSVASLQVLAAPDFALITLSEFVEQAVRIGRVSRLPVIADADHGYGNALNVMRTVVELERAGIAALTIEDTLLPAQFGRKSTDLISVEEGVGKIRAALEARVDPDLAIIARTHAGVLTTEEVITRTKAYQAAGADGICMVGVTDFEHLETIASHLSVPLMLVTYGNPQLRDNQRLADLGVRIVVNGHAAYFAAIKATYDCLREQRQIDTAASELSATELTHKYTLPEDYIIWAREYMDVKE from the coding sequence ATGCGAAGAGCCTCTCACCACGAGTTGCGCACGGCCTTTCGTGCGCTGTTGAACTCGAAGACCTGCTATCACACCGCGTCCGTCTTCGACCCCATGTCCGCCCGCATCGCCGCCGACCTCGGCTTCGAAGTCGGCATCCTCGGTGGCTCGGTCGCCTCGCTGCAGGTACTGGCCGCCCCCGACTTCGCGCTGATCACCCTCAGCGAGTTCGTCGAGCAGGCCGTGCGCATCGGTCGCGTCAGCCGCCTGCCGGTGATCGCCGACGCCGACCACGGCTATGGCAACGCACTAAACGTGATGCGCACCGTGGTCGAGCTGGAGCGTGCCGGCATCGCCGCGCTGACGATCGAGGACACGCTGCTGCCGGCCCAGTTCGGGCGCAAGTCCACCGACCTGATCAGCGTCGAGGAAGGCGTCGGCAAGATTCGCGCGGCCCTGGAAGCCCGCGTCGACCCGGACCTGGCGATCATCGCCCGGACCCACGCCGGCGTGCTGACCACCGAGGAGGTGATCACCCGCACCAAGGCCTACCAGGCCGCCGGCGCCGATGGCATCTGCATGGTCGGCGTCACCGACTTCGAGCACCTGGAAACCATCGCCTCGCACCTCAGCGTGCCGCTGATGCTGGTCACCTACGGCAACCCGCAGCTGCGCGACAACCAGCGCCTGGCCGACCTCGGCGTGCGCATCGTGGTCAACGGCCATGCGGCCTACTTCGCCGCCATCAAGGCCACCTACGACTGCCTGCGCGAGCAGCGCCAGATCGACACCGCCGCCTCCGAGCTGAGCGCCACCGAGCTGACCCACAAGTACACCCTGCCCGAGGACTACATCATCTGGGCGCGGGAATACATGGACGTGAAGGAATAG
- a CDS encoding Hsp70 family protein: MSNLTAARALGIDFGTSNSTVGWWRPDVEPLIALEDGKITLPSVIFFNIEERRPVYGRLALHEYLEGYEGRLMRSLKSLLGSTLLKSETTVLGSAMPFKDLLGLFIGELKKRAEALAGHEFDQVVLGRPVFFVDDDPAADQEAQATLVAVANKLGFKDVSFQFEPIAAAFDYERSIEREELVLIVDIGGGTSDFSLVRLSPERRDVADRQGDILATGGVHVGGTDFDKQLSLQGVMPQFGYGSRMKSDALMPTSYHLNLATWHTINAVYAQKSQLSLKNMRYDIVDTRGIDRLFRLIEQRAGHWLAMQVEDSKIELTEARHRVIDLERIEPGLRVELTRHLFEDAIEPLLQRIRDSVTRLLADAGVGVEQVDTVFFTGGSSGIPALRDSVAALLPNARHVEGNTFGSIGSGLAIEARKRYG, translated from the coding sequence ATGAGCAATCTCACCGCAGCCCGTGCCCTGGGCATCGACTTCGGCACCTCCAACTCCACCGTCGGCTGGTGGCGCCCGGACGTGGAGCCGCTGATCGCACTGGAAGACGGCAAGATCACCCTGCCCTCGGTGATCTTCTTCAACATCGAAGAGCGCCGCCCGGTCTATGGCCGCCTGGCCCTGCACGAGTACCTGGAAGGCTACGAAGGCCGCCTGATGCGCTCGCTGAAGAGCCTGCTGGGCTCCACGCTGCTGAAGAGCGAGACCACCGTGCTGGGCAGCGCCATGCCCTTCAAGGACCTGCTGGGCCTGTTCATCGGCGAGCTGAAGAAGCGCGCCGAGGCGCTCGCCGGCCATGAGTTCGACCAGGTGGTGCTGGGCCGCCCGGTGTTCTTCGTCGACGACGACCCGGCCGCCGACCAGGAAGCCCAGGCGACCCTGGTGGCCGTGGCCAACAAGCTCGGCTTCAAGGACGTCTCCTTCCAGTTCGAGCCCATCGCCGCCGCCTTCGACTACGAGCGCAGCATCGAGCGCGAAGAGCTGGTGCTGATCGTCGACATCGGCGGGGGTACGTCCGACTTCTCCCTGGTGCGCCTGTCCCCCGAGCGTCGCGACGTGGCCGACCGCCAGGGCGACATCCTCGCCACCGGCGGCGTGCACGTGGGCGGTACCGACTTCGACAAGCAGCTCAGCCTGCAAGGCGTGATGCCGCAGTTCGGCTACGGCAGCCGCATGAAGAGCGATGCCCTCATGCCCACCAGCTACCACCTCAACCTCGCCACCTGGCACACCATCAACGCCGTCTATGCGCAGAAGTCGCAGCTGTCGCTGAAGAACATGCGCTACGACATCGTCGACACCCGTGGCATCGACCGCCTGTTCCGCCTGATCGAGCAACGCGCCGGGCACTGGCTGGCGATGCAGGTGGAAGACAGCAAGATCGAGCTGACCGAAGCGCGTCACCGCGTGATCGACCTCGAACGCATCGAGCCGGGCCTGCGCGTGGAACTGACCCGCCACCTGTTCGAAGACGCCATCGAGCCGCTGCTGCAGCGCATCCGCGACAGCGTCACGCGCCTGCTGGCCGATGCCGGCGTCGGCGTGGAACAGGTGGACACGGTGTTCTTCACCGGCGGCTCCAGCGGCATCCCTGCCCTGCGTGACAGCGTCGCCGCCCTGCTGCCCAATGCCCGCCATGTCGAAGGCAACACCTTCGGCAGCATCGGCAGCGGCCTGGCCATCGAGGCGCGCAAACGCTACGGCTGA
- the osmE gene encoding osmotically-inducible lipoprotein OsmE — protein MYKETLAAVFVLASVAGCSTKFENPTDYVTYRHEPLVEKVEDGMTKDQVLTIGGPPSTEIQRTVHPGTCNNYVLNKEGHQQPYYVSFSDAGRVDSKGFMTCEQWQKHEAEAAKI, from the coding sequence ATGTACAAGGAAACGCTCGCGGCAGTGTTCGTGCTGGCATCGGTAGCCGGTTGCAGCACCAAGTTCGAGAACCCCACCGACTACGTCACCTACCGCCATGAACCCCTGGTGGAAAAGGTCGAGGACGGCATGACCAAGGACCAGGTGCTGACCATCGGCGGCCCGCCTTCCACTGAAATCCAGCGCACCGTGCACCCCGGCACCTGCAACAACTACGTGCTGAACAAGGAGGGCCACCAGCAGCCCTACTACGTCAGCTTCAGCGATGCCGGCCGGGTCGACAGCAAGGGTTTCATGACCTGCGAGCAATGGCAGAAGCACGAAGCCGAGGCGGCGAAGATCTGA
- a CDS encoding ferritin-like domain-containing protein, protein MSDVQLTDVNTLRQRARQNVLDGAVTEGYHADRATVLRLLNESLATELVCYLRYKRHYYMATGLKASIAASEFLEHAQQEQQHADRLAERIVQLGGEPDFNPAGLEARSHAQYVAGENLREMVTEDLIAERIAVDSYREIIQYLGDKDPTTRRLFEEILEQEEEHADDMADILADLK, encoded by the coding sequence ATGAGTGATGTGCAACTGACCGATGTGAACACCCTGCGTCAGCGCGCCCGGCAGAACGTGCTGGACGGCGCCGTGACCGAGGGCTACCACGCTGACCGCGCCACCGTGCTGCGCCTGCTCAACGAGTCGCTGGCCACCGAGCTGGTCTGCTACCTGCGCTACAAGCGCCACTACTACATGGCCACCGGGCTCAAGGCGAGCATCGCTGCCAGCGAATTCCTCGAACACGCCCAGCAGGAACAGCAGCATGCCGACCGCCTGGCCGAACGCATCGTGCAACTGGGTGGCGAACCGGACTTCAACCCCGCCGGCCTGGAAGCCCGCTCCCATGCCCAATACGTCGCCGGAGAAAACCTGCGCGAGATGGTCACCGAAGACCTGATCGCCGAGCGCATCGCCGTCGACAGCTACCGCGAGATCATCCAGTACCTCGGCGACAAGGACCCGACCACCCGCCGCCTGTTCGAAGAAATCCTCGAGCAGGAGGAAGAACACGCCGACGACATGGCCGATATCCTCGCCGACCTGAAGTAA